actgTTAGCAGTGTCAAGTACATATACAATACTTCATCAGATCTCAAAACAAAGAATCTTCTTAGTTTTCCTGTTCCTGCTAGATGCTGGTGTTCTTTAAAGGTTCTATTATAATGAAGGCAATGGACAAAATCCAGTGGTACCATTGCCATTAAAATATTCTGCTGCTGCAATCAGTTCATTACCATACATTGTTGAACTTTTTTGTCAATATAAATTgcttaataattccttacacttaatcAAATCACTGAAAAGCACAAAATAATCAATTTGGACATGTGAGGAGTGAGTATTAACATGCCTGAAATGGTATACACAAAAGCACATTTCTACATAGATCTGTCATGGtcaaaaaagaaacacactgatcatgatcacctttattttttcaatgttaGTGTGCAAATAGCAGGTCCTTTAAAATTTTCaatcataaatattttcataaatgTACTTAACACAAACATGACATACAAAGAGAATAGCCATACAAAATCAGTTAACAATAAAACAGACATTTCAAGGCACATTAagtatgaaacaaaatattggGGGCTgaaatgaattatattttaaaatgtttttttcagcagaaaaaccTGAGTTAGACTATCTAGTGCAGCAGGTTGTTTGTAAAAGGCTCAATGCAAGTGTTTGACGATAGACCTAATAAGTGGTAAAGCAGCACCCAATTtacttaaaactgaaaaaaataactctCAACAACAACCGAGTACTTGGATCTCCGACGTGTAATCTTAAAAGCGTATTGTAGAtcatcttattttatttatccatatttctatataaatacattcacTATTTTAGTCTCTTTGCTTGTGATGGGTAAAAAACATATCCAGTGAAGTCAGCTTCAGATTGAAAGGGAGTGATGAGTATGTGTGTTGGGGAACAGGCAGTGAAGGACCACAGTATTAACTTCACAAGGTAAGAGCTACACATGCAAGTCAGTGGAAAACTTGAATTTACCCCCAACCTTATTTCCGTATTCCCTCATTTTCACATGCAGCTGGATTTCTAAAAACACACTTGCTtgaatctgaaagcagtgtggaaaaaaaaacaatacaaactaACCCACTCATATCCGATCAACCGCAGCATCCTAGTTTAGTCCTTTGCATGTCACTGCAGTCTTCCAAATCCACTGTATTACTCATagcttcagtttttttctttaaaatgccaGGCACTACCATGTCAAACACCCTTTCAAAGAGCAGATCCACATTGTAGCCCGTCTTCGCACTGGTCTCGAAGCACATCGCCTCCGCCGGCGGGCTGCATTTCTCTTCCAGCATCTTGTAACGCAGGATCCGATGGTAAAGAGCCACGGCGTCTTCCGGCTGCACCTGTTTGTGCATTTTTGGAGAGGCTGGGAACTGGGCACCCGCCAGATTGCCATTACTCTCCCTCTCTTCGCCCGTCTCTGCGGCCGCAGCTTTCAGGTTGGTCAGGTCAGCTTTGTTCCCCACGATGGCGAAAATGCAGTCGGAGTTGGCCGTGTCCGTCAGGGAAAGGAATCGCTGCTCCAGCTCCACCAGGCTCTGCCAGTTGGTGACGTCGTAGGTGAGGATGACAGCGGCGGCGCCTCTGCAGTACATAGAGCCCAGCCCGTGGAACTGCTCCCGCCCTGACACGGAGAGGAAAGGAATTCGTTAGAAAGCTTCCCAACAACACAAGGACACCCTGCCTACGTTTCTGACGCGGACGCCATTGTTCTGAAAACAGGCACAGCTGGTTCAGGTCAATAACAAGACTAGAGATTTGTTCTGTCCATGGCAGTAATGGGCAAAAAAAGTCAGGTTCGTTTCCGCACCAGTTAAATAAAGCCTAAAAAACAACCTTCTTAAGACATCATCTAATTTAAATTAACTGCCAATTATGTCTAATTCACCCCTTAACTCTGGTTATCAAAATACAGAAAGGTAACATTCCAGTTTCACCATGTTGCTTTCaacataaatttaaaaaatgagaaaacaccAAAGGGACATAAATAAGTAATATTTTGACACCCCATGAATTCCACTGTGTCGTGTTACCAAACTACGAAATTCAGGAAGGATGAGCACACAGCATCAGCAGTTACTGGATCTGCTGACTACAGTTCAGAGAGATGTGGGCTTAAAGCTAACAAGAAGGCTTTTATACTACAGAAACAGAACTCCTATTTAATTCAACAAGGGAAAAGAGAAAGATCAAATACAGCAAtcttaaaatgtttcagaacGTTCCCCCTTTTCTGCCATATGGAGGAAAATGTGGTGACTGAAAGGCTGTGGTAGCTACACACAAGGGtttgatttcaaaataatatgAATCATTGGGATACTAGTTCATACGGATGAACACCCCCATGAACTTTCAGAAATGTGGGTCAGCAAAGTGACTAGTGAAGCAGAAATTCACAGAACAGTGCAATATCATTTGACTCTCTTACTTAAACTTTGATCACAACAAGGCTTACCATCGGATTAAGCTTTCAAAGCCTCGGGACAAATAATTCACAGTTCTCCATCCTCTGCTTGATGGTCACTTATATTTACAGCCAGTATGACACAATGTTATAGTGACTATGACACAGGCAATTGCAAATTAATCAAAGGTTTTAAAATACTGACTAATACAATATGCtgctttttaatgtatttgttaCTTTCCAAAACACATGACGACGCATTTTTAAGAATATTGAAAAACAGGACAGAAAGGGGAGTTAAACAAAATTTCACCAGTTTCTACTTGGCAACTCCTCATCTGGACTAAAAGCCACAATGCAACATTCATTCAGGGTGCTGACACTTGTAGGCCTGAATGGATTTGTGTGGGGCCACACAGAGCACAGATCCGGCATCTAGGACAGAGACAACCAACTGTGTTCCATGAGTGCTGTCGTGTTCCAGTCCTGGAGATTTTGTAGAATTATTGAATTTCCTTCGTGAACGCCTAGGGATAATAGCAAAAGCTGCAACTTAAATATTTGCCTTGAACAAAAATCAAAAGACCTTGTGATGCTATAAAGGTACAGACCAAAAAGCCTGGATACCACTGTTAAAGCAGTAGGGAGGGTTGTCATGTTGTACTAGCTACTGTGATAAAAGCAGAGCACAGTTTGCTCCTTGTGCATGGCTATATTCTGACCAACAGAAGAGAAGTAAATATCCTATGGTCTCCTTCCCTTTATCTCCTGTGGGATTCTCAACAACAAGGAGATACAAAGAAGCACAGGGAGCCCTTAGGTGTTTTCTAAGAGTATGCAGATAAACAATGGAAGGGAGCATATTTATAGAAAGCATAAACAATAtatgataaaaataattgaCTTCCTTTTgctgaaatgtaattttaaatgcagttcgGGTAAAAAAATCATACTTCCTTTTTAAAAGCACGGCCCTTTAcagatcaaaacattttttttaatcggctGAGACTCATTTCTTTACAGTCACAGGCTCTGATCATATTGTCCTAACAGTTGGAGCACACCACAGCCAGACTGTTTCAATAGCAGCCCTGTCTCTAGCTTAACCATGTGAATCTGATAAGGGCCCTGTCATCAGCAACGACCCCAGGCAGTCTTTTACTGAGCCATGACTCAAAGAGCTGtgacaaacaaaataaacatccCATTAAAACACCACGtgttatgaaaaaaaatcctaGTAATGTATTGGGGGATTATTACTGTACAAGAGCTGTGAATTCTTAACATTacacaaaaagtaaaaaggcTTCTGTGTTGTCATGATATATCAGCTTCTAAAACTAAAGgtcaaaaatgtattataaaccggtatttaaatgaaaatttcaACATTGCAAGGAGACTTCTGAGACCTAGACACATGGCAGCAGTCTGGTTCAATACACACACTGAAGGATGACAAATACCACATTGTGGTCCTTAAATATAAAGGAACAAAAACAATTCCAGCTAATGTATTGTGATGTATGCATAGTTTTGTCAGCGTAGATGCAAAGCTTTCCAGAATCATGTAAGCCTTCAGGCATGAAAGTCCTAAAATGCCAGTACTGAACAGACGAATACAGTAGAGGCTTACATAATGCAATCTGAAGGCACATGGTGAAGCATGTGACCTAATTCCTGGAACTGGCAAGGATATATAATGAGACTGCGAGAGCAGAGGTTAGTTCAGTTGTTAATGGACTGAATAAGAGGGGCTTTATTGCAAAGGTCTGCGTAGAGGTAAATCCCACACTAAAATAtgggaagaaagaaaagaataagCTGTTGCCCCTTCTTCATGCAGCCCGGACACTTAATACAATTCCTCACACAAAATTCTTCATACCTCATTTCGGCAGTGAGCACCACAAATGAGTCGCTTTCGTTATGTTTTGGAGTTTGACTTCAACTAAACAGtgttaagaaagaaaaagaacctACAAACTGATGTTCGATATACATGCAGAGCACACTACGAGCAGCTGAAGTTAATGAGAGGCCTGAGCCATTTACAAAGCACGTCTGCAAAGACAATGGCACATATTGTTAATCAAGACACAAACACCCCTACTACTACTTTCCTTTccataaaaaatattcacttgGAAATTGCATCTGCATGATTATCCCCTTCAATTAGTGAAAAACCTGAAACTTCACCCTGATCAAGTCGGACACACACAATATGAACCTCAGGTGAATTATATGGCAAAGaatgtaaaaacatatttaaaaaataataatcattaaaaGGAGATTTACAAAAGAGATCTAGATTAATTTCCTATTTTCCACACACTTTACGCAAGCTTCATTACTGTACCACCAGAAATCTCATTTCTCCCACCTCCTattgtaaaaaattaaataaaaattcaagATTATTCATGAATATACAATTGTATCTTACATATAAATATCATTATATAGAGGACAATCAGCTGTTGTTTTTAAGAAGAAagctattcaaagtgcacgcactttaaatttgagaaaaaatatggctgaaattaaaaataaaaaaacctatAAGAAAGCTGGAAGATTTGCTCACTCCTCATTAGGCCACAGTCCAAATCT
This portion of the Lepisosteus oculatus isolate fLepOcu1 chromosome 15, fLepOcu1.hap2, whole genome shotgun sequence genome encodes:
- the rab20 gene encoding ras-related protein Rab-20 isoform X3, whose product is MKKPDVKLVILGDMNVGREQFHGLGSMYCRGAAAVILTYDVTNWQSLVELEQRFLSLTDTANSDCIFAIVGNKADLTNLKAAAAETGEERESNGNLAGAQFPASPKMHKQVQPEDAVALYHRILRYKMLEEKCSPPAEAMCFETSAKTGYNVDLLFERVFDMVVPGILKKKTEAMSNTVDLEDCSDMQRTKLGCCG
- the rab20 gene encoding ras-related protein Rab-20 isoform X1, which gives rise to MKKPDVKLVILGDMNVGKTSLLHRYIERKFKDTISTVGGAFFLKQWGPYNISIWDTAGREQFHGLGSMYCRGAAAVILTYDVTNWQSLVELEQRFLSLTDTANSDCIFAIVGNKADLTNLKAAAAETGEERESNGNLAGAQFPASPKMHKQVQPEDAVALYHRILRYKMLEEKCSPPAEAMCFETSAKTGYNVDLLFERVFDMVVPGILKKKTEAMSNTVDLEDCSDMQRTKLGCCG
- the rab20 gene encoding ras-related protein Rab-20 isoform X2 gives rise to the protein MCLTKRIIAVCGFYRIHRRRREQFHGLGSMYCRGAAAVILTYDVTNWQSLVELEQRFLSLTDTANSDCIFAIVGNKADLTNLKAAAAETGEERESNGNLAGAQFPASPKMHKQVQPEDAVALYHRILRYKMLEEKCSPPAEAMCFETSAKTGYNVDLLFERVFDMVVPGILKKKTEAMSNTVDLEDCSDMQRTKLGCCG